CGCTCGGCCAGCTCGAAGTCCCGAAAATCGAAGCCCGGGGCCACGGTGCAGCTCACCAGCGCAAAGCCGGTTTCGCCTTTCACCCGGGCTCCAAACCAGGTCTGGGCCGGAATGACGGCCTGAGGTAACTGGCCCTGGGCAAGGTCGTTGCCCAACTCGATAGTAACCAGCTGGCCCTGCTCAACAAGCACGATTTCCAGGGCCTGCCCCTGGTGAAAAAACCAGAGCTCATCCGACTGAATCCGGTGCAAATGAGACTTGTCGGCACCTTCCAGCAAGTAATAAATAGCCGTGCTGACGTTGCGGGCCGCGCCTTGCTCGGTCGTGATACTGGTAGCGGCCCGGTAGGTTTCCTTGTAATAGCCTCCTTCCGGGTGCGGCAGCAACTGCAGCTTCTCGATGATGGGTTGAACGCTCATAGGGCAGGCAAGCTCGGGATTCTCAATGGGTAACTCATCGGTTGACGAGTCAATTGCTTTAGGCGATAAGTCTGACCATAGCAAAATCGTCGGTTGGTTTGAGCCCATAAAGATGCTCCAGCTTCTTCAATTTCAAGCTAAGCATTTCTTTGCTATCGGCATTCTCTTTATCGACGAGCAAAAAATCAATAGGATTTATTTTATCCACTGCAACTGCTTTTTTAACGGGCGCGAACATAAATATCCCATCCGTAGCAATGCTAACATCCTGCAGCGTAGTAAATACTATCTTCTGAGGCTGACTATCGTACCACACATCGAAGTTATCCTGTAAATGAAAGCCAAGGTAATCTGGTTTGTTGTCCTGATCAAATTCGGTAACCCTGCCATTAATGCTCACCAATCCATCACCGATTACCAAGACAATTCCCTGCTCAGTTTTTCGGTCAAAAAGCATAATAATCAATGTAGTCAACAATTCATTGCGCTCAAGCATGAGCTGCTCTTTTGCAAGGTTCAGCTCGTTGAACAAACTGGCTACCACAGACTTTAGGTATATATCTATGTTGTTTGCCGTATCGGGCTGATATAATTCCTGATACCCCCTTTCTTTGGCAATCTTGCGCAGAATCTTACCAACTAAGGTAGAGACAAAGTAACTATCCGTTGCCATTGTACAGCCATCCATTACGGCGCACAAGATCTTATCGGACCCGATATCCCCTACAAATACATAATCTTCGCAATGGTTCGTGTGGTATTCCCCTATTTGTAAAGCAGAGTATATTTTCATTTAAGCAAAGGTATATTTTATCTTCGACAGGGCTAAATAGCATAGGGTAGCAGAAGAAGTTTTTGCTTTCAAATAATCCAAGAGTTGAAAATTCAGATTAAATACAAAACAAAAAAAAGCCGCCTTCTCAGGCGGCTTTTTTTAAACAAACTCAAGAAGCGTCTTACAGCGACTTAGCAACCGGCGTCACGGCGGCGGGGGTATTCTCGGCGGGCTTTACCGAAGCCGTTTTACCGCCTTTTTTCATGCAGCAGCTGGCCGTGCCTTTCTCGGCCATGGAGCAGGATTTCGCGCTTTTCTTGCCTTTCTTGTCGTCTTTGCCCTCGTGGGCGGAAGCGGTACCGACAAAGGCCAGCAGGGTCAGGGCGAGCAGGACGTTTTTCATGGGTAGATATCTTAAGAAGTGAGGAAACAAAAGCCGGCGGGGCGTGGTTGGCTCCCTGGTGCCTCTAAAGTACAAAAGCGGCGGCATAGTTCGACGCTGCCGGAGGCTGCTTTTTTGTCTGTTTGCCCCGGCCCGCTGCCGGGGCCCTAGCTCCCCGAATGCCGCTTCGCAAACTCAGTTACCTTACCCTGCTGTTGCTGTCTCTGCTGACGGCCGTCAGCATCTATTTCGTGGCTCAGCTGCGGTTCAACTACAATTTCAACGACTTCTACCCGGCTGGCGACCCGGACCTGGCCTACTACGAGCAGTACTCGGCCCGCTTCGGCAACGACAACGACTATGTGCTGCTGGGCCTGGAAGCGCCGCCGGGCCGCTCGGTGTTTGAGCCGCAGTTCCTAACCAAAGTCGATTCGCTGACGCGCTTTATTCAGCAGCGGCGGCACGTGGTGCACGTTACCTCCCCGACCAACGCTACCAACCCCGTGGTAGAAGGCTTTGGCGTGTTCAACGTGCCCTACCTGCACCCCGCTGAACCCGCCCGCCGCGCCCAGGACTCGACGCTGATCTACCGCACGCCGGGCCTGGTCGACAACCTGATTGCGCGCGATGCCCGGTCGGTGACCCTCCTGTTTCAGACTACGCCCAACCTGAGCAAGCCGCCCGGCGACTCCCTGCTGGCAGCCGTGCGCACGGAGTTAGCCCGCCAGGGCATTGCTGACGAGCAGTACCACCTGGCCGGCAAAATGGTGGCCCAGTCGGTGTTCGTCGACCGGCTGCAGTGGGAGCTGGTCGTGTTTATGAGCTTATCGGTAGTGCTGGTCACGGTGCTGCTCTGGTTTACGTTCCGGACCTGGTGGGGCGTGGTCTTGCCGCTGGTGGTAGTGCTGGGCGCCATTATCTGGGGCCTGGGCCTGATGAGTGCCTGCGGGGTCAGCATCGATTTGATGACGGCGTTGCTGCCCATCATGCTCTTCGTAGTGGGCATGTCCGAT
Above is a genomic segment from Hymenobacter cellulosivorans containing:
- a CDS encoding cupin domain-containing protein, with product MSVQPIIEKLQLLPHPEGGYYKETYRAATSITTEQGAARNVSTAIYYLLEGADKSHLHRIQSDELWFFHQGQALEIVLVEQGQLVTIELGNDLAQGQLPQAVIPAQTWFGARVKGETGFALVSCTVAPGFDFRDFELAERDALTQEFPQLQAIIEQFTRNN
- a CDS encoding protein phosphatase 2C domain-containing protein — its product is MKIYSALQIGEYHTNHCEDYVFVGDIGSDKILCAVMDGCTMATDSYFVSTLVGKILRKIAKERGYQELYQPDTANNIDIYLKSVVASLFNELNLAKEQLMLERNELLTTLIIMLFDRKTEQGIVLVIGDGLVSINGRVTEFDQDNKPDYLGFHLQDNFDVWYDSQPQKIVFTTLQDVSIATDGIFMFAPVKKAVAVDKINPIDFLLVDKENADSKEMLSLKLKKLEHLYGLKPTDDFAMVRLIA